In one Brevibacillus composti genomic region, the following are encoded:
- the thrC gene encoding threonine synthase — protein MSQPSSPITISRHTGILERYKSFLPVTEKTPLLSLHEGSTPLIHAPNLSAKIGVELHFKYEGLNPTGSFKDRGMVMAVAKAVEEGSRTIMCASTGNTSAAAAAYAARAGLRCIVLIPNGNIALGKLAQAIAYGAEVIAIDGNFDEALHIVRDITASEPITLVNSVNPYRIEGQKTSAFEICDALGKAPDILAIPVGNAGNITAYWKGFREYQEKGLIASLPKMYGFQAAGAAPLVRGETVHNPETIATAIRIGNPASKEGALAAISESAGLVDSVTDEEILEAYQLLAKHEGIFCEPASAASLAGVIKSRRLGKVPDGARVACVLTGNGLKDPNIALGLVGEEPRSVPATRQAVMALIGERAGEA, from the coding sequence ATGAGTCAGCCATCATCGCCAATTACCATCAGCCGTCATACGGGAATTCTGGAACGTTACAAGAGCTTTTTGCCGGTGACGGAGAAGACACCGCTGCTCAGCCTGCACGAAGGGAGCACGCCGCTGATTCACGCGCCCAATCTGAGCGCAAAAATCGGCGTGGAGCTTCATTTTAAATACGAAGGATTGAATCCGACCGGATCGTTTAAAGACCGCGGCATGGTCATGGCTGTAGCCAAGGCAGTGGAAGAGGGAAGCCGTACGATCATGTGCGCCTCGACCGGAAATACCTCGGCAGCGGCAGCAGCCTATGCAGCTCGTGCCGGCCTGCGCTGCATCGTCTTGATCCCGAACGGCAACATCGCGCTGGGCAAGCTGGCCCAGGCGATCGCCTACGGCGCTGAAGTCATCGCCATCGACGGCAATTTTGACGAAGCCCTGCATATCGTTCGCGACATTACGGCATCCGAGCCGATTACGCTGGTCAACTCGGTCAATCCATACCGAATCGAAGGACAAAAAACCTCCGCCTTTGAAATCTGCGACGCACTCGGCAAGGCGCCTGACATCCTGGCGATTCCGGTGGGCAATGCGGGGAATATTACGGCCTACTGGAAGGGCTTCCGCGAGTATCAGGAAAAAGGACTGATCGCCTCGCTGCCCAAAATGTACGGCTTTCAGGCAGCGGGTGCCGCTCCATTGGTGCGCGGCGAGACGGTACATAATCCGGAGACGATTGCCACGGCCATCCGGATCGGCAACCCTGCCAGCAAAGAGGGGGCGCTTGCAGCCATCTCCGAGTCCGCCGGCCTTGTCGACAGCGTGACGGATGAAGAGATTCTCGAAGCCTATCAACTGCTGGCGAAGCATGAGGGCATCTTCTGCGAACCGGCATCTGCGGCTTCGCTCGCGGGCGTGATCAAGTCCCGCAGGCTGGGCAAGGTGCCGGACGGTGCCAGGGTCGCATGCGTCTTGACCGGAAATGGCTTGAAAGACCCGAATATTGCGCTGGGGCTCGTCGGCGAAGAGCCCCGTTCCGTCCCTGCCACCCGCCAAGCGGTGATGGCGCTGATCGGCGAGAGGGCAGGGGAGGCATAA
- a CDS encoding phosphotransferase, whose product MNKSIVPSLEKAFRCRIYGARPRRNVSYLKTDRGHWILKGYKQREKADWVIRLSEFLRHKGFLHTVQYIADSTGEKIFPYGGKFYTIMKMIDGRESDNASLSDVKKAAMTLARFHQAARHFPSSEPFPIDGKPALLDKWEGRLEHFERITWQIEQKGPQNRLEQLIMEMAEEAIHDARHILQAAYKMPLTAELFAAYEHGTLAHRDVASHNFLLTPRGSCYLIDLDTVGQDMQLVDLVQFMGRMLLLQEYRLSSFVEAIDAYSQIHYLSDTQIWMIHQLLRYPDNLLREVTGVYGNRPGYHMRGVIQLTQMEERLREARQDFLRAGVELFHHSPWGKYHFVG is encoded by the coding sequence ATGAATAAATCCATTGTTCCGTCTCTTGAAAAAGCATTCCGCTGCCGAATATACGGGGCAAGACCCCGTCGGAACGTGAGCTACCTGAAAACGGATCGGGGCCATTGGATTCTGAAAGGATACAAACAGCGAGAGAAGGCAGACTGGGTGATCCGTCTCTCTGAATTTCTGCGTCACAAGGGTTTCCTGCATACGGTGCAATACATCGCGGATAGCACAGGCGAAAAGATCTTTCCCTACGGCGGGAAGTTCTACACGATCATGAAAATGATTGACGGCCGCGAGTCGGATAATGCGTCCTTGTCCGATGTGAAAAAAGCGGCGATGACTCTCGCCCGATTCCATCAGGCCGCCCGCCACTTTCCCAGCTCGGAGCCGTTTCCGATTGACGGGAAGCCGGCCCTTTTGGACAAATGGGAAGGCCGCTTGGAGCATTTTGAGCGAATCACCTGGCAAATCGAGCAAAAAGGACCGCAGAACAGGCTGGAGCAATTGATCATGGAGATGGCGGAAGAGGCCATCCACGATGCCAGACACATCCTCCAGGCGGCGTACAAGATGCCGCTCACGGCAGAGCTGTTTGCCGCCTACGAGCATGGGACCCTCGCTCACAGGGATGTCGCCAGCCATAATTTCCTCCTCACGCCACGGGGGAGCTGCTATCTGATCGACCTGGACACAGTCGGTCAGGATATGCAGCTTGTCGACCTCGTGCAGTTCATGGGAAGGATGCTGCTGCTGCAAGAATATCGCCTGTCATCGTTTGTGGAGGCGATCGATGCGTACTCGCAGATCCATTATCTGAGCGACACGCAAATCTGGATGATTCACCAGTTGCTTCGCTATCCGGATAATCTGTTGCGCGAGGTGACCGGTGTCTACGGAAACCGCCCGGGCTATCACATGCGAGGGGTGATCCAGTTGACGCAGATGGAGGAGAGGCTGCGCGAGGCGCGCCAGGATTTTTTACGTGCAGGGGTGGAGCTCTTCCACCATTCACCTTGGGGGAAATACCATTTTGTCGGGTAA
- a CDS encoding homoserine dehydrogenase, whose translation MEKQIVRVGLMGFGTVGTGVVRIVQAHQEDLQKQTGLGIEITKILVQNAEKSRSISEMDPLLTTNADEILNDADIDVVVEVIGGISPAREYILAALEQGKHVVTANKDLMALHGAEILAKAEEKGCDVFYEASVAGGIPILRALVEGFASDRITKMMGIVNGTTNYIMTKMSQEGADYADVLKEAQALGYAEADPTSDVEGFDAARKMAILATLGFRVPMKLEDVDVKGISSVSKEDIAYGKRLGYEVKLLGLARRDGEAIEVSVQPTMVAKHHPLASVNGVFNAVYVHGEAVGETMFYGPGAGELPTATAVVSDLVTVVKNMKLGVNGRGVVAPYKEKVLKADSEKLSKYFLRMVVADKRGVLAKVTQLLAEKNISLEQVVQQPYNNGSQAEIILVTHQAAKSDMDSVLAYMEGMEIVEEIKSCYRVEGGE comes from the coding sequence ATGGAGAAGCAAATCGTACGTGTAGGCTTAATGGGCTTTGGAACAGTGGGAACAGGGGTCGTCCGGATTGTTCAGGCCCACCAGGAGGATCTGCAGAAGCAGACCGGGCTGGGCATCGAAATTACGAAAATCCTCGTTCAGAATGCTGAGAAATCGCGCAGCATCAGCGAAATGGATCCGCTACTGACGACAAATGCAGACGAAATTCTGAATGATGCGGATATTGATGTCGTGGTCGAAGTGATCGGCGGCATCTCGCCGGCGCGCGAGTACATCCTGGCCGCTCTCGAACAGGGCAAGCACGTCGTGACGGCCAACAAGGATCTGATGGCGCTGCACGGTGCCGAAATCCTCGCCAAGGCGGAGGAAAAAGGCTGTGATGTGTTCTACGAAGCCAGCGTCGCCGGGGGCATCCCGATTCTCCGCGCACTGGTCGAAGGCTTCGCTTCGGACCGCATCACCAAAATGATGGGCATCGTCAACGGGACGACGAACTACATCATGACCAAGATGAGCCAGGAGGGCGCCGATTATGCCGACGTCCTGAAAGAAGCGCAGGCACTCGGCTATGCGGAAGCCGATCCTACCTCTGACGTGGAAGGCTTTGACGCTGCCCGCAAGATGGCGATCTTGGCCACATTGGGCTTCCGCGTGCCGATGAAGCTGGAGGATGTGGACGTCAAGGGCATCAGCAGCGTCTCGAAAGAAGATATCGCCTACGGCAAGCGACTCGGCTATGAAGTCAAACTGCTGGGCTTGGCCCGCCGCGACGGAGAGGCGATCGAGGTCAGCGTACAGCCGACGATGGTGGCCAAGCATCATCCGCTCGCTTCGGTAAACGGCGTATTCAATGCCGTCTACGTCCACGGAGAAGCGGTCGGCGAGACGATGTTCTACGGACCGGGTGCCGGAGAGCTGCCAACAGCCACGGCGGTGGTATCCGACCTGGTAACCGTGGTGAAAAACATGAAGCTGGGCGTAAACGGACGAGGCGTCGTCGCCCCTTACAAAGAAAAGGTGTTAAAAGCTGACAGCGAAAAGCTGTCCAAGTATTTCCTCCGCATGGTCGTCGCCGACAAGCGAGGCGTGCTTGCGAAAGTGACACAACTGTTGGCAGAGAAAAACATCTCGCTGGAGCAGGTCGTGCAACAGCCATACAACAACGGCAGCCAGGCCGAAATCATTCTGGTCACGCATCAGGCAGCCAAGAGCGATATGGACAGCGTCCTCGCCTACATGGAGGGCATGGAAATCGTCGAAGAGATCAAGAGCTGCTATCGGGTCGAGGGAGGAGAGTAA
- the thrB gene encoding homoserine kinase: protein MARQSAVRVSIPASTANLGPGFDTVGMAFSLYSSVEMSVAEKTVIELVGPELQGLPQNKSNLLYEVAADLFREAGQAVPELHIRASSDAPLTRGLGSSAAAIVGALVAANQLAGQPFSREDLFRMASWREGHPDNVGASLFGGVVVASMPENEDEPIPFVRFGPPEALHILAIIPNAPLSTEKARNVLPTLYSKQDVIYNVGHSSLLVAALAHGRLDLLSQAMKDRMHQPYRAKLVPGLSEILAGANEHGALGATLSGAGPTILCFYQTEADLGRLSPFVEQVMSEQGVAYRAMQLKPDHHGAQVVFEER, encoded by the coding sequence ATGGCTCGACAATCTGCCGTACGTGTAAGCATTCCCGCAAGCACTGCCAATCTCGGTCCCGGCTTTGACACGGTCGGCATGGCATTTTCCCTGTACTCCTCCGTGGAGATGAGCGTAGCGGAGAAGACGGTTATTGAACTGGTAGGCCCTGAACTGCAGGGCCTGCCGCAAAATAAAAGCAATTTGCTCTACGAAGTGGCCGCCGATCTGTTCCGCGAGGCGGGCCAGGCAGTACCGGAGCTGCATATCCGGGCAAGCAGCGATGCACCGTTGACCAGGGGGCTGGGCAGCAGTGCCGCCGCGATCGTGGGGGCGCTGGTCGCCGCCAATCAGCTGGCCGGCCAGCCGTTTTCTCGCGAAGACCTCTTCCGCATGGCTTCCTGGCGCGAAGGCCATCCTGACAATGTGGGAGCGTCCCTTTTTGGCGGCGTGGTCGTAGCCAGCATGCCGGAGAACGAGGACGAGCCGATCCCGTTTGTGCGCTTTGGGCCTCCTGAAGCGCTGCATATCCTGGCCATCATTCCGAATGCACCGCTTTCGACTGAAAAAGCGAGAAATGTCCTGCCGACGTTGTACAGCAAGCAGGATGTGATTTATAATGTTGGTCATAGCAGTCTGCTGGTGGCCGCATTGGCTCATGGCAGGCTTGACCTGTTGAGCCAGGCGATGAAGGATCGGATGCATCAGCCGTACCGTGCCAAGCTCGTGCCCGGTCTGTCGGAGATATTGGCAGGAGCAAACGAACATGGAGCGCTGGGAGCCACGCTGAGCGGCGCTGGTCCCACGATCCTTTGCTTCTACCAGACAGAAGCGGATTTGGGGCGGCTGAGTCCATTTGTGGAGCAGGTGATGAGCGAACAAGGCGTCGCTTATCGCGCGATGCAGCTGAAACCGGATCACCATGGCGCACAGGTAGTATTCGAAGAGAGATAG
- a CDS encoding ACT domain-containing protein, producing the protein MNREEKFYLIRADILPESIAKTIEAKKLLDSGEVDTVNEAVERVGLSRSAFYKYKDSIFPFNAMMSEKIMTITFALEHRSGLLSRVLQFVADQGGNVLTINQTIPLQGIANITLSVDMANLKVPSTEFLEGLQEINGVRKAMIVGRG; encoded by the coding sequence GTGAACAGGGAAGAAAAGTTCTATCTGATACGCGCAGACATCCTGCCCGAGTCGATTGCGAAAACGATTGAAGCGAAAAAATTGCTCGATTCCGGCGAGGTAGACACGGTTAATGAGGCGGTCGAGCGGGTCGGATTGAGCAGGAGCGCCTTTTACAAGTACAAGGACAGCATTTTTCCGTTCAATGCGATGATGAGCGAAAAGATCATGACGATTACCTTTGCATTGGAACACCGTTCCGGGCTGCTCTCACGTGTGCTGCAATTCGTAGCGGACCAAGGGGGCAACGTTTTGACCATCAACCAGACGATTCCGCTGCAGGGCATCGCCAATATCACGCTGTCGGTGGACATGGCCAATCTGAAGGTGCCCAGCACCGAGTTTCTGGAAGGACTGCAAGAGATAAACGGCGTCCGCAAAGCGATGATCGTCGGTCGCGGATAA
- the pheA gene encoding prephenate dehydratase, with amino-acid sequence MEKKLAFLGPHGTFSEEAARALTAGQRFQHLPYPSIIDVISAVAEGKVDYGVVPIENTIEGTVNSALDWLIHEVDLPILAELALPISQHLLIARREEPLQLSSIQRILSHPHAIAQCHNFIREHLPQATIEYTNSTAKAAQIVSEHPEEAWAAIGTRLNPEIYPLSFAAQEIQDYSNNYTRFLLIGTEPLDMPLCPKEKTTILVTMPEDFPGALYQVLAAFAWRKINLSKIESRPTKKGLGSYYFVIDIEQKMDDVLLPGAFAEIEALGCQVRQLGTYPSYLYKTT; translated from the coding sequence ATGGAGAAGAAGCTAGCTTTTTTAGGGCCGCATGGAACCTTCAGCGAGGAAGCCGCGAGGGCTTTGACAGCCGGGCAGAGGTTTCAGCATTTGCCTTATCCGAGCATTATTGATGTAATTAGTGCCGTCGCCGAGGGAAAAGTGGATTACGGTGTCGTTCCGATCGAAAATACGATCGAAGGCACGGTCAATTCGGCCTTGGACTGGCTCATTCACGAAGTGGATTTGCCTATTCTCGCCGAGTTGGCTCTGCCGATCTCCCAGCATCTGCTGATCGCACGCCGCGAGGAGCCGCTGCAATTGTCATCGATTCAGCGCATCTTGTCGCATCCGCATGCCATCGCCCAATGCCATAATTTTATCCGGGAGCATCTCCCCCAAGCGACTATCGAGTACACCAACAGCACAGCCAAAGCGGCGCAGATCGTCAGCGAGCATCCGGAGGAAGCCTGGGCGGCCATTGGCACCCGCTTGAATCCGGAGATTTACCCGCTCTCATTTGCCGCTCAGGAAATTCAAGACTATTCCAATAACTACACGCGCTTTTTGCTGATCGGCACAGAACCGCTCGACATGCCGCTCTGCCCCAAGGAAAAGACGACGATCCTGGTGACGATGCCGGAGGATTTCCCCGGAGCGCTGTACCAGGTGCTGGCTGCCTTTGCTTGGCGCAAGATCAACCTGTCCAAGATCGAATCCCGCCCGACGAAAAAGGGGCTGGGCAGCTATTATTTCGTCATTGACATCGAACAAAAGATGGATGATGTCCTGCTTCCGGGCGCTTTCGCCGAGATCGAGGCCCTGGGCTGTCAGGTCAGACAGCTGGGCACCTATCCCTCTTACCTCTACAAAACCACCTGA
- a CDS encoding bifunctional 2',3'-cyclic-nucleotide 2'-phosphodiesterase/3'-nucleotidase translates to MKKTGSQKLLSCLLTAVLAAGVLSYPANAASANAEATIKLRLLETTDLHTNIVNYDYYQDKATDEFGLAKTASLIKQAREEVTNSMLFDNGDLIQGNPLGDYVAKINPLKDGETHPVYKAMNLLNYDAGNIGNHEFNFGLEHLDRSLKGSKFPYVNANVYVDDKDGNPNNDKNYFTPYLILDRTFKDEQGKGVKLKVGVIGFVPPQIMNWDKAHLEGKVIAKDIVETAKKYVPEMKKAGADLIVAIPHSGIGPVEAGANLENASYQLTTVEGIDAVLFGHSHSVFPGPGFDDIPGIDNQKGLINGKPAVMPGFWGNHLGIVDLTLKKEKGKWTVADASTKALPIFDKAEKKPLVDADPSIVEAVKEDHDHTVEWVRSAVGTTTSPIFSFFALVQDDPSIQIVTNAQKWFVEKNIKGTEYENIPVLSAGAPFKAGGRNGATYYTNIPAGTIAIKNVSDLYIYPNTLKAVLVNGTQLKDWLERSAGQFNQIDVKKAEEQALINEAFPTYNFDVIDGVTYQIDVTQPAKYNIEGKLENPEANRIKNLQYNGKEVKAEDKFIIVTNNYRASGGGNFPGADGSTIVIDSPDENRQIVIDYILSQKTINPAADNNWSFAPISEKVNVTFTTSPDAKPFAENMPHLKYLSTLESGFAKFSIDLSQSAAK, encoded by the coding sequence ATGAAAAAAACGGGCTCTCAAAAGCTGCTTAGCTGTTTGCTGACGGCGGTGCTGGCCGCAGGAGTTTTGTCCTACCCCGCTAACGCAGCAAGCGCGAATGCCGAAGCCACCATCAAATTGCGTCTGTTGGAAACGACGGACCTCCACACCAACATCGTGAACTACGACTATTACCAGGACAAGGCTACGGATGAATTTGGCCTGGCCAAAACAGCGTCCCTCATCAAACAGGCTCGCGAAGAAGTGACCAACTCGATGCTGTTTGACAACGGCGATTTGATCCAAGGAAACCCGCTGGGTGACTATGTAGCCAAAATCAACCCGCTGAAAGACGGAGAAACCCACCCCGTATACAAAGCCATGAACCTGTTGAACTACGATGCCGGCAATATCGGAAACCATGAGTTCAACTTCGGTCTGGAGCATCTGGACCGCAGCCTGAAGGGCTCCAAATTCCCTTATGTCAATGCCAACGTCTATGTGGATGACAAAGATGGCAATCCGAACAACGATAAAAACTACTTCACTCCCTACCTGATCCTGGATCGCACCTTCAAAGACGAGCAAGGCAAAGGCGTCAAGCTGAAAGTAGGCGTCATCGGCTTCGTGCCTCCGCAAATCATGAACTGGGACAAGGCCCATCTCGAAGGCAAAGTGATCGCCAAAGACATCGTGGAAACGGCCAAAAAATACGTGCCGGAAATGAAGAAAGCCGGCGCAGACCTGATCGTCGCCATCCCTCACTCCGGCATTGGTCCGGTAGAAGCGGGAGCCAATCTGGAAAACGCCAGCTATCAACTGACAACGGTAGAAGGAATTGACGCGGTTCTGTTTGGCCACTCCCACTCCGTCTTCCCGGGCCCGGGCTTTGACGATATTCCGGGAATAGACAACCAAAAGGGGCTGATCAACGGCAAGCCTGCGGTGATGCCAGGATTCTGGGGCAACCACCTGGGCATCGTGGATCTCACCCTGAAAAAAGAAAAAGGCAAGTGGACAGTCGCAGACGCCAGCACCAAAGCGCTGCCGATCTTTGACAAAGCGGAGAAAAAGCCGCTCGTCGATGCAGACCCGTCGATCGTGGAAGCGGTAAAAGAAGATCACGACCATACGGTAGAGTGGGTGCGCTCGGCAGTAGGCACCACCACCTCGCCGATCTTCAGCTTCTTCGCCCTGGTGCAAGACGATCCATCGATTCAGATCGTGACCAATGCACAGAAGTGGTTTGTCGAAAAGAATATCAAAGGAACGGAGTATGAAAACATTCCGGTACTCTCCGCGGGCGCTCCGTTTAAGGCGGGCGGACGCAACGGCGCCACTTACTACACCAACATCCCGGCCGGCACGATCGCCATCAAGAACGTATCCGACCTGTACATCTATCCAAACACGCTGAAGGCGGTATTGGTGAATGGAACCCAGTTGAAGGATTGGCTGGAGCGCTCCGCCGGTCAGTTTAACCAGATCGACGTGAAAAAAGCGGAAGAGCAAGCCTTGATCAATGAAGCGTTCCCTACCTACAACTTTGACGTGATCGACGGCGTGACTTATCAGATCGACGTGACCCAGCCTGCCAAGTACAATATTGAAGGCAAGCTGGAAAACCCAGAGGCAAACCGCATCAAAAACCTCCAGTACAACGGCAAGGAAGTAAAGGCGGAAGACAAGTTCATCATCGTCACTAACAACTACCGTGCCAGCGGCGGCGGAAACTTCCCGGGTGCGGACGGCTCGACGATCGTCATCGATTCGCCGGACGAAAACCGTCAAATCGTCATCGACTACATCCTCAGCCAAAAAACGATTAACCCTGCCGCGGACAACAACTGGTCCTTTGCTCCGATCAGCGAGAAAGTAAACGTGACGTTCACGACTTCTCCTGATGCGAAGCCCTTTGCGGAAAACATGCCGCATCTGAAATACTTGTCCACCTTGGAGAGCGGTTTTGCGAAATTCAGCATCGACCTCTCCCAATCGGCAGCGAAATAA
- a CDS encoding PilZ domain-containing protein: MAEVVSLSPFLADRRLHRGAVLPMMVATKVNQTLMVLVEHVEPGYLIASYTQDAGAMGSLVGAAVRMRWETDTAVTTLDMQVVQEEAVWPVSMLRLQPVGLVSAAKGQPQLYKPDVAITIPYKVMGARPIEENGTGNLLSFSPEGLVMSTDGFVSVGEFLHLSFQLPGTPQELVAMAKVVEKAYENGKSVIGLNFTDMNEKHQKALRDYYRKISQAASS, translated from the coding sequence ATGGCTGAAGTAGTCTCCCTGTCCCCTTTTCTGGCTGACCGAAGATTGCATCGCGGGGCCGTCTTGCCCATGATGGTCGCGACAAAGGTGAACCAAACGCTGATGGTATTGGTCGAACACGTGGAGCCGGGATATCTGATCGCGTCGTATACACAGGATGCGGGAGCGATGGGTTCCCTGGTCGGCGCTGCCGTTCGCATGCGCTGGGAAACGGATACGGCGGTCACAACCCTGGATATGCAGGTCGTCCAGGAGGAGGCCGTCTGGCCGGTCAGCATGCTTCGCCTTCAGCCCGTCGGATTGGTGAGTGCGGCCAAAGGACAGCCCCAACTGTACAAACCGGATGTGGCCATCACGATTCCTTACAAAGTCATGGGGGCACGCCCGATTGAGGAAAACGGAACGGGGAATCTGCTGTCTTTTTCTCCGGAAGGACTGGTGATGAGCACAGACGGCTTCGTATCGGTTGGAGAGTTTCTCCACCTGTCCTTTCAATTGCCCGGTACGCCGCAGGAGCTGGTGGCCATGGCAAAAGTGGTGGAAAAAGCCTATGAGAACGGGAAATCGGTCATCGGGCTGAACTTTACGGATATGAATGAAAAGCACCAAAAAGCCTTGCGCGACTATTACCGCAAGATTTCGCAAGCCGCTTCTTCCTGA
- the safA gene encoding SafA/ExsA family spore coat assembly protein, whose protein sequence is MRIHVVQKGDTMWKIAKRYGVDFKELLRLNSQIKNPDLIYPGLRVKIPASGVPVRPRPQRPSSATDSANQMGESPIVRGIESPQVKESPIVRGIESPQVKESPIVRGIESPQAKESPIVRGIESPQVKERPIEERRMPEVPERIEARPIETPEEEELDMDMDMEEEIVEDHEEDLEPEDSVEIEAEMDTPEALPSLPNINLPPALPPLPPARPRPQPRVSPQMVPQPRVSPQTVSPPVPRPIMPPPQPKLAPLAPPSQPPAKGKPLPPMRVSPQQTLPPMRVSPQQTLPPASMKPQPPGRVSPALPHQPMQPYPQVLPQETYRPEPRPCPPCGRSPMQMPYVQAESYADMMPYYQPMPHPGMMPSMVLPHTMQGLPPYGMPNAMPFGFPPMMPDTLPPMMPMIHPYFDEMEPFAHRGPRRMARRYEDSSSSSSPYPMKPCSDDHGGVSDQHNPTPYPASTGPAAKPAPEVWPDWDTGYDESSS, encoded by the coding sequence GTGAGAATTCATGTAGTTCAAAAAGGCGATACCATGTGGAAAATCGCAAAACGATATGGGGTTGACTTTAAAGAGCTGCTCCGCCTGAACAGTCAGATTAAAAATCCTGATCTCATCTATCCCGGCCTGCGCGTAAAAATTCCGGCGAGTGGGGTGCCGGTCCGCCCGAGACCGCAGCGCCCGTCTTCGGCCACGGACTCCGCCAATCAGATGGGGGAAAGCCCGATCGTGAGAGGAATCGAGTCGCCGCAGGTGAAGGAAAGCCCGATCGTGAGAGGAATCGAGTCGCCGCAGGTGAAGGAAAGCCCGATCGTGAGAGGAATCGAGTCGCCGCAGGCGAAGGAAAGCCCGATCGTGAGAGGAATCGAATCGCCGCAGGTAAAGGAAAGACCAATCGAAGAGCGCAGGATGCCGGAAGTGCCGGAGAGAATTGAGGCAAGACCGATCGAGACACCGGAAGAAGAAGAGCTGGACATGGATATGGACATGGAGGAGGAAATCGTGGAGGATCACGAGGAAGACCTCGAGCCGGAAGACAGTGTGGAAATCGAAGCGGAAATGGATACGCCAGAGGCCCTGCCTTCCTTGCCCAATATCAATTTGCCTCCCGCTTTGCCGCCATTGCCGCCAGCAAGGCCTCGGCCGCAGCCGCGCGTCTCGCCTCAGATGGTCCCGCAGCCGCGCGTGTCGCCTCAGACGGTTTCACCGCCGGTGCCGCGCCCGATCATGCCGCCGCCGCAACCGAAGCTCGCTCCGCTGGCACCGCCCAGCCAGCCGCCCGCAAAAGGTAAGCCGCTGCCGCCCATGAGGGTAAGTCCGCAGCAGACGCTGCCGCCCATGAGGGTAAGTCCGCAGCAGACGCTGCCGCCCGCTTCAATGAAGCCGCAGCCGCCTGGACGGGTAAGCCCGGCCCTGCCCCATCAGCCGATGCAGCCGTACCCGCAAGTGCTGCCACAAGAGACCTATCGTCCCGAACCAAGACCCTGCCCGCCCTGCGGCCGCTCTCCCATGCAGATGCCGTACGTCCAGGCAGAATCCTATGCTGATATGATGCCGTACTACCAGCCGATGCCGCATCCTGGGATGATGCCATCGATGGTGCTGCCGCACACCATGCAAGGGTTGCCTCCCTACGGTATGCCAAACGCGATGCCGTTCGGCTTTCCTCCGATGATGCCGGACACTCTGCCACCGATGATGCCAATGATTCATCCGTACTTTGATGAGATGGAGCCTTTTGCGCATCGCGGACCGCGCAGGATGGCGAGAAGGTATGAAGATTCATCCTCCAGTTCCTCTCCGTATCCAATGAAGCCATGTTCCGATGATCACGGCGGCGTTTCTGACCAGCACAATCCCACGCCATATCCCGCTTCCACAGGCCCGGCAGCGAAACCTGCTCCTGAAGTATGGCCTGATTGGGATACAGGATATGACGAATCTTCCTCCTGA